In Notolabrus celidotus isolate fNotCel1 chromosome 8, fNotCel1.pri, whole genome shotgun sequence, a genomic segment contains:
- the nsdhl gene encoding sterol-4-alpha-carboxylate 3-dehydrogenase, decarboxylating: MATRVRPSSKRCAVIGGSGFLGRHLVEKLLERGYSVSVFDIRQSYELPGVIFHQGDLCDKQALLQALKDVSLVFHCASPAPASDDRGLFDRVNIQGTRIVIQASIEAGVQKLVLTSSASVVFEGTDIKNGREDLPYARKPIDYYTETKIQQEKLVLEACDKEKGFLTVAIRPHGIFGPRDPQLVPILVDTARRGKMKFIIGDGTNLVDFTFVENVVHGHILAAERLKQDSPICGKAYHITNDEPVRFWDFMSEVLVGLGYAAPRYHLPYCLVYGLALLLWLLSLILQPLFSFKPTFTPMRVALAGTHHYYSCDRAKEDLGYKPVVSLKEAITRTVESYPHLRQAA, from the exons ATGGCCACCCGAGTTCGCCCG AGTAGTAAACGGTGTGCAGTCATCGGAGGGTCTGGTTTCCTGGGCAGACACTTAGTGGAGAAGCTGTTGGAGCGAGGGTACTCCGTGTCCGTGTTTGACATCCGCCAGAGCTACGAGCTGCCCGGTGTCATCTTCCACCAAGGAGACCTCTGCGACAAACAG GCTCTGCTGCAAGCTCTGAAGGACGTGTCCTTGGTCTTCCACTGCGCGTCCCCAGCCCCTGCCAGTGATGACCGTGGGCTGTTTGACAGGGTCAACATTCAGGGCACACGCATCGTCATTCAGGCCTCTATTGAGGCTGGAGTTCAG AAATTAGTCCTGACCAGCAGTGCCAGCGTGGTGTTTGAAGGGACAGACATCAAGAATGGGAGAGAGGATCTACCTTATGCCAGGAAGCCCATCGACTATTACACAGAGACTAAGATTCAGCAGGAGAAG TTGGTCCTTGAGGCTTGTGATAAGGAGAAGGGTTTCCTCACAGTAGCCATCCGTCCTCATGGCATCTTTGGCCCGCGGGATCCACAGCTGGTTCCTATCCTAGTGGACACAGCTCGTCGGGGTAAAATGAAGTTCATTATTGG AGATGGAACCAACTTGGTTGATTTCACTTTTGTGGAGAATGTGGTTCATGGCCACATCCTGGCTGCTGAACGCCTCAAACAGGACTCCCCAATATGTGGAAAa GCGTATCACATCACTAACGATGAGCCAGTTAGATTCTGGGACTTCATGTCCGAGGTGCTGGTGGGTCTGGGATACGCTGCTCCCCGCTACCACCTCCCCTACTGTCTTGTGTACGGACTGGCCCTACTCCTCTGGCTGCTGTCCCTGATCCTGCAACCTCTATTTTCTTTCAAACCCACTTTTACACCAATGAGAGTGGCCCTGGCTGGAACCCACCACTACTACAGCTGTGATCGTGCCAAGGAGGACCTGGGCTACAAACCGGTAGTCAGTCTGAAGGAGGCGATCACACGCACAGTGGAGAGCTACCCCCATCTCCGACAAGCAGCTTGA